The Pseudomonadota bacterium region TAAAAGATCTTACTGTGTTAAAAAGGATATCAAGGGCTTTCTCAGCATTTTTTAATGTCATAATTCTTGAAGGTTTAATGCTTAAACATTTAGAGTGACTTCTAACAAACACTCCATTCTTTAAAGCTGTTTTTGCAATCTCTTTAATAAGAATAGAATTTTTTTCAGAAGACTCTCCTATATCTATCTCTAAAGCATTTATAAGACCAATTCCTCTTGAAGAGTAAATTTCAGTATTCTCTTCTACAAAAGCTTTAAGCTTCGTCTGAATAAAGCTAGAAAGTCTATTAAAGTGATTTATATAGTTTTTTTGCGACATAAGATGACAAACAGCCATCATACCAGCTATGGCTGGGAGAGTTCCTCCGTTAGTATAGTCAGCTTCCCCAAAATTAAGATTATCAAACTTTGGTTTGGAGACGCAAACAGCAAGAGGAATTCCACCTCCTATACCTTTTGCTAACACAAGCATATCTATATCAAGGTTATAATGCTTAGAAACTGTGCCGTCAGGAACCCACCCAAATGTTTGGCACTCATCAAAAATAAGAGGAATCTTATAGTATTGGCAGGCTTGAGTAATTTTACTGAGGTACGTTTTAAAGTCTCTTCCGGTAGTAACCCCTGAACTAATCATTACAGGGTCGATTAAAACACAAGCCAAATCTTGGTGATGTTTTTCTATCAATTCACATACAGAATCCCCATTTTCTTCTGAAGCATAGTTAAAATCTGTTTTTTTGTTGGGATAAGGAATAGGAGCATAGATAACATCTTCAGTGCTTCCTCTTAAAATGTCATAAGGCTTCTTTCCCCATCCTCTCAAATGTATAACCTGAGAATTTTGACCTAAATAGATACCGTCTATTGTTAATACTTTAGATTTACCTGTTGCACGCCTGGCTTGTTTTACAGCAGCCTCAACGGCACTTGAGCCATCATTAAGTCTAAGATTAAAACACTTCAAATTAGAAGGAATAAAATTATACAAAGCCTCTATTGCTAATTGATGTTTTTCTGAGATGAAATCTTGATCAATAAAAGAACATTCTTTTAATTGTTCAAAAATATACTTATTAATATAAGAATTACATTGGCCAAATAATAAATTAAAAGTTTGACTTGATAAATCTATGTATTCCTTGCCTTTGTCATCCCAAAATATCTCATTCTTTGCTCTAACAATTTTTATACCTTTGTTTGGCAAAGTATTATGGCTAAGTTTTAACATTTAATTTTACCTTAATTCAGTCATAAGTTGAATAATTAAGCGTATGAGTGCAAAATATTCTGACATCCTATAACAAAGTTTTTTAACTCTTCTTCTGGCGTATAATCAGATTTAAAAAGCATGCTATTAACTAAGCACCCAATGGCTCCAAGGTTAACAGCTTCTTCAAAGTCTTTTGGAGACCCCACTCCTCCATCAAGTACAACTGGAACATTTAAGTCGCAGATCTTTTTAAACTCTTCTTTATCTATAATTCCTTTTCCAGTTCCTATTCCGCTTCCCATAACTCTTAAAAGAGGGCAGCCTAATTCTACAAGCTCTTCGGCATCTTCATAGTTGCAATGGAGCAATGGCATTAAAATAAGTTCTGGTTTAAGTTGCCTTAATTTTTTAACAGCTTTAATTAATTCTTTATTATTAGATGTTTCCATATCCTCATTTAAAACTTCAAGTTTAATTAATTTTTCTCCTGTTAAATCATATGCTCTTAAGGTTTTTTCAATGGCATCTTCAGCTGTTGTTTGATGATTAATATTAAGCATAATAAGCTTTTCGGAAAGATCCATGCTTTTAGCTAAATCATCATACTTCACGCCTCCAAATCCTATCAAAAGACCATTTCTTGCGTTATTATTAGTCATTTTATGTGTGTTAATGGGAATTACATTTGTTTTAGAGGCATTAAGCATATTTATTACTGTTTGAAGATCGACTTCATTCATATAATTTCCAAAACAATGCCATACTTTTGTTAACGAAAAATCTAAAACTTGAAAA contains the following coding sequences:
- a CDS encoding aminotransferase class III-fold pyridoxal phosphate-dependent enzyme codes for the protein MLKLSHNTLPNKGIKIVRAKNEIFWDDKGKEYIDLSSQTFNLLFGQCNSYINKYIFEQLKECSFIDQDFISEKHQLAIEALYNFIPSNLKCFNLRLNDGSSAVEAAVKQARRATGKSKVLTIDGIYLGQNSQVIHLRGWGKKPYDILRGSTEDVIYAPIPYPNKKTDFNYASEENGDSVCELIEKHHQDLACVLIDPVMISSGVTTGRDFKTYLSKITQACQYYKIPLIFDECQTFGWVPDGTVSKHYNLDIDMLVLAKGIGGGIPLAVCVSKPKFDNLNFGEADYTNGGTLPAIAGMMAVCHLMSQKNYINHFNRLSSFIQTKLKAFVEENTEIYSSRGIGLINALEIDIGESSEKNSILIKEIAKTALKNGVFVRSHSKCLSIKPSRIMTLKNAEKALDILFNTVRSFINKENN
- a CDS encoding thiazole biosynthesis family protein; this encodes MNYVNPCFQVLDFSLTKVWHCFGNYMNEVDLQTVINMLNASKTNVIPINTHKMTNNNARNGLLIGFGGVKYDDLAKSMDLSEKLIMLNINHQTTAEDAIEKTLRAYDLTGEKLIKLEVLNEDMETSNNKELIKAVKKLRQLKPELILMPLLHCNYEDAEELVELGCPLLRVMGSGIGTGKGIIDKEEFKKICDLNVPVVLDGGVGSPKDFEEAVNLGAIGCLVNSMLFKSDYTPEEELKNFVIGCQNILHSYA